One Brevibacillus choshinensis genomic window carries:
- a CDS encoding ABC transporter ATP-binding protein, with translation MDNRDTLIEVRNLKKFFSIGDNTLKAVNDISFEIKRGETLGVVGESGCGKSTAGRTLLRLYDATAGDVLFEGKSIMNLNNQEMKAMRRNMQMIFQDPYASLNPRMTVGDIIGEALDIHNLASGQKRKERIQELLSLVSLNPEHMNRFPHEFSGGQRQRIGIARALAVEPKFIVCDEPISALDVSVQAQVVNLLEQLQEKMGLTYMFIAHDLSMVKYISDRVAVMYLGKMVELADSDALYEKPLHPYTQALLSAIPIPDPEIERNRERIVLQGDVPSPMNPPSGCHFRTRCPKAMPECAASVPEWKEIEPGHFAACHLYN, from the coding sequence GTGGATAATCGTGATACGCTGATTGAAGTCCGGAATTTGAAAAAGTTTTTTAGCATTGGTGATAACACGCTGAAAGCTGTTAATGATATTTCTTTTGAAATCAAACGCGGCGAAACACTCGGTGTCGTAGGGGAGTCCGGCTGTGGGAAATCCACGGCTGGCCGTACCTTGCTCCGCTTGTACGATGCGACTGCTGGGGATGTCCTGTTTGAAGGCAAAAGCATCATGAATTTGAATAACCAAGAAATGAAGGCGATGCGCCGCAACATGCAAATGATCTTCCAAGACCCGTACGCTTCCTTGAACCCGCGTATGACAGTCGGGGATATCATTGGTGAGGCGCTGGACATTCACAATCTGGCTTCGGGTCAAAAACGTAAAGAGCGCATCCAAGAGCTCCTGTCTCTGGTAAGCTTGAACCCTGAGCATATGAACCGCTTCCCTCATGAATTCTCTGGCGGTCAACGCCAGCGGATCGGGATTGCACGTGCGCTGGCTGTAGAGCCTAAGTTCATCGTTTGTGACGAGCCGATCTCTGCGCTCGACGTATCCGTGCAAGCGCAGGTTGTAAACCTTTTGGAACAATTGCAGGAAAAAATGGGTCTGACCTACATGTTCATCGCCCATGACCTGTCCATGGTAAAATATATTTCTGACCGCGTTGCCGTTATGTACTTGGGTAAAATGGTCGAGCTGGCTGATAGTGATGCACTCTATGAAAAGCCGCTTCACCCATACACGCAAGCTTTGCTGTCCGCGATCCCGATTCCGGATCCAGAGATTGAACGTAACCGGGAGCGTATCGTTCTCCAGGGTGACGTACCAAGCCCAATGAATCCGCCAAGCGGTTGCCATTTCCGCACGAGATGCCCGAAAGCCATGCCGGAATGTGCAGCTTCTGTGCCAGAATGGAAAGAAATTGAGCCTGGTCACTTTGCTGCTTGCCATTTGTATAACTAA
- a CDS encoding methyl-accepting chemotaxis protein: protein MKKISVPRWKGKGSGSLSSYFQKLKSLTEKSTVQVKGSLATKMIVFGLILVLIIIGSLQYIALSFSKSTLINITSKQAKMLAEQHATNMNDWLNSIVASTEAAASKRVMATDLEPLVREQFTLLRQSHKEISKIYLIDTTTGKSIYSLTGKNEIDFKQKQYFQKAMSEGATVVSDEEIIEGINKSFLYIATPIGEGNKDTQRLFVVGFTIDQIVEKIHDIPFMQNGYAFVVRQDGLVVAHKDVEQNNKLILAGKKEYSDMLEMMKQDVSNSLLYTDNGKASFAAFAPMPTLHWHVVLSTGVDEVYGEVNSMGWYFVLISIPVIGISVWLIWWFAKRIRTSLFAIAQDMDRIGAGHFDVHVKVNGNDELAMVGRKMNEMAAELRKLIALVQGQANQLNIATDELTLFAEENKGAINVITDNISAIAQRVSTQTSEVQATAHTVSEISQGVEQVAIAAESTSVATTRTFERAQGGMQLVEDVIGTVRQASAEVERTAGQMHSLRERARQITSIVEMISSIASQTNLLALNAAIEAARAGDAGRGFSVVASEVRKLAEESSSFSERIASIAHSINDEAMDMSKHMDEIVAMVSGGLQSVESVGTAFQNIVADIQSAAEQSESMTATSEEMAAGNQVVTNSMQRLASMSDEISDSITGVVETVDEQLHSIARINENVEQLKKMADELTDNVSRFVI, encoded by the coding sequence ATGAAAAAAATATCAGTGCCGCGATGGAAAGGAAAGGGATCTGGGAGTCTTTCATCGTACTTTCAGAAATTGAAGTCCCTAACTGAAAAATCTACGGTGCAAGTAAAAGGTTCATTGGCAACAAAAATGATCGTGTTCGGCCTGATTCTTGTACTTATCATTATTGGATCCCTGCAATACATAGCGCTTTCCTTTTCTAAATCCACACTGATCAATATCACTTCCAAGCAAGCGAAAATGCTAGCTGAGCAGCATGCGACCAATATGAACGACTGGTTGAATTCCATTGTGGCTTCTACAGAAGCGGCAGCCTCCAAGCGCGTCATGGCCACAGATCTGGAGCCACTCGTCCGTGAGCAATTCACGCTGCTGCGGCAAAGTCACAAAGAGATTTCGAAAATTTATCTAATCGATACGACTACCGGGAAATCCATCTATTCGCTTACCGGGAAAAACGAGATTGATTTCAAGCAGAAGCAGTATTTCCAAAAAGCGATGAGTGAAGGAGCAACCGTCGTATCGGATGAAGAAATCATCGAAGGAATTAACAAGAGTTTTCTTTATATTGCGACACCGATCGGAGAAGGCAACAAAGATACGCAGCGTTTGTTTGTTGTAGGTTTTACGATTGATCAAATCGTGGAAAAGATTCATGATATTCCTTTCATGCAAAACGGATACGCTTTTGTCGTTCGTCAGGATGGTCTGGTAGTGGCTCATAAGGATGTCGAGCAAAACAACAAGCTGATCCTTGCCGGGAAAAAGGAATACAGCGACATGCTGGAAATGATGAAACAGGATGTGAGCAACAGCCTGCTCTACACCGACAATGGCAAGGCCAGCTTTGCAGCCTTTGCCCCGATGCCTACGCTGCACTGGCATGTGGTACTTTCGACTGGTGTGGATGAAGTGTACGGGGAAGTCAACAGCATGGGCTGGTACTTTGTACTCATCAGCATCCCGGTTATCGGTATCTCAGTCTGGCTTATCTGGTGGTTTGCCAAACGCATCCGGACCTCCTTGTTTGCAATCGCGCAGGACATGGACCGGATCGGTGCCGGACATTTTGATGTGCATGTAAAGGTAAATGGAAATGACGAGCTTGCCATGGTAGGACGCAAAATGAACGAGATGGCGGCAGAATTGCGCAAGCTCATTGCGCTGGTTCAAGGCCAGGCAAATCAACTGAACATCGCGACGGATGAGCTGACTTTGTTCGCAGAAGAAAACAAAGGGGCCATCAATGTAATTACGGATAACATTTCCGCGATTGCCCAGCGTGTCTCCACACAAACGAGTGAAGTGCAAGCAACGGCACATACCGTTTCGGAAATCTCTCAAGGAGTTGAGCAGGTAGCAATCGCAGCGGAATCTACTTCCGTAGCCACAACACGTACCTTTGAGCGTGCACAGGGCGGTATGCAGCTGGTGGAAGACGTCATTGGTACCGTACGTCAGGCGAGCGCCGAAGTAGAACGTACTGCAGGCCAAATGCACAGTCTCCGTGAACGGGCTCGTCAAATTACAAGTATTGTCGAAATGATCAGCAGCATTGCATCCCAGACGAATTTGCTGGCACTCAATGCAGCGATCGAAGCGGCACGCGCAGGAGATGCCGGCCGCGGATTCTCCGTAGTAGCGAGCGAGGTTCGCAAGCTGGCAGAAGAGAGCAGCTCTTTCTCTGAAAGAATCGCATCGATTGCGCACTCCATCAACGACGAGGCGATGGACATGAGCAAGCATATGGATGAGATCGTCGCGATGGTCAGCGGAGGACTCCAATCAGTCGAGTCGGTTGGAACTGCTTTCCAAAATATCGTCGCAGATATTCAATCGGCTGCAGAGCAAAGCGAATCGATGACGGCAACCTCCGAGGAAATGGCAGCGGGCAACCAGGTCGTCACGAATTCGATGCAGCGCTTGGCTTCCATGTCTGATGAAATCAGCGATTCGATCACAGGCGTTGTCGAAACGGTGGATGAGCAGCTGCATTCCATTGCACGGATTAATGAAAATGTTGAGCAACTGAAAAAGATGGCAGATGAATTGACGGACAACGTGAGCCGTTTCGTCATCTGA
- a CDS encoding D-alanyl-D-alanine carboxypeptidase family protein — translation MKRNGYLALCFIMCFTFFSPMVVAAAEKSGPKNGEMNFAPHARSAVMIEADTGTVLYDKNANEKMPPASITKVMTMLLIMEAIERGELKLTDKVRTSERAASMGGSQIFLQPGEEMTVEDMIKGIAIASGNDASVAMAEHLGGTEEGFVTRMNERAKQLGMKNTHFVNSNGLPAENHYSSAQDIAIMSRELLKHEGITKFTGTYQDYLRKDSASPFWLVNTNRLVRFYEGVDGLKTGYTGEAKYCLTATAKRNNMRVIAVVMGEPDVKTRNSEVSTMFNYAFTHFQVMPMYKKGEAVQSITVDKGQQPQINAVTPHSVSMLMKKGESADHYTREVVLNQRVNAPVSKEQVIGHIFIRTKDGKEVNRIDLYPEQAVAKAGMWEILKRTTKNVFIGY, via the coding sequence ATGAAACGGAATGGATATCTCGCTCTATGCTTCATCATGTGTTTCACCTTCTTTTCTCCGATGGTTGTTGCGGCGGCTGAAAAGTCAGGGCCCAAAAACGGAGAAATGAATTTTGCACCACACGCTCGTTCAGCGGTCATGATTGAGGCTGACACGGGAACCGTTTTGTACGACAAAAACGCGAATGAAAAAATGCCGCCTGCCAGCATTACCAAGGTAATGACGATGCTCCTCATCATGGAGGCGATCGAACGGGGAGAATTAAAGCTAACGGATAAAGTAAGGACAAGCGAGAGAGCGGCCTCGATGGGCGGTTCGCAAATATTCCTTCAGCCAGGCGAAGAAATGACGGTGGAGGACATGATCAAGGGCATCGCAATCGCATCGGGTAATGACGCGTCAGTGGCGATGGCCGAGCATCTGGGGGGGACCGAAGAAGGCTTCGTCACCCGTATGAATGAACGAGCCAAGCAGCTTGGCATGAAAAACACCCATTTCGTTAATTCGAATGGATTGCCGGCGGAAAACCACTATTCCTCGGCTCAGGATATCGCAATTATGTCAAGAGAGTTATTGAAGCACGAGGGAATCACGAAATTTACCGGAACCTATCAGGATTATTTGCGCAAGGATAGTGCAAGCCCGTTTTGGTTGGTCAACACGAACCGGCTGGTGCGTTTTTATGAAGGTGTAGATGGATTGAAGACGGGCTATACAGGGGAAGCCAAGTATTGCCTGACGGCGACGGCCAAGCGCAACAATATGCGTGTGATTGCCGTCGTCATGGGTGAGCCCGATGTGAAAACTCGCAATAGCGAAGTTTCCACGATGTTCAATTATGCGTTTACTCACTTCCAAGTCATGCCGATGTACAAAAAAGGGGAAGCGGTTCAGTCGATCACTGTTGATAAGGGTCAGCAGCCGCAGATCAATGCGGTGACTCCTCACTCTGTCAGCATGCTGATGAAGAAAGGAGAATCAGCGGATCACTATACGCGGGAGGTCGTTCTCAATCAGCGTGTAAACGCCCCCGTCAGCAAGGAACAGGTCATTGGTCATATCTTCATTCGGACCAAAGATGGGAAAGAAGTGAACCGGATCGATTTGTATCCGGAGCAAGCAGTGGCAAAAGCAGGCATGTGGGAGATTCTTAAGCGGACGACCAAGAACGTATTCATCGGCTACTAG
- the spoIIAA gene encoding anti-sigma F factor antagonist codes for MSLRIVMETRQDVLVIRLQGELDHHTAEELRGKVDEILRAPDIRHIVLSLADLTFMDSSGIGVILGRYKQISARSGDMYVTSINPTIYRIFEMSGLFKVIKFRENEADALLVLGVA; via the coding sequence ATGAGTTTGCGCATCGTGATGGAAACCAGACAGGATGTATTGGTTATCCGTTTGCAGGGAGAGCTGGATCATCATACAGCAGAAGAGCTGCGAGGAAAAGTAGATGAGATTTTGCGCGCCCCCGATATTCGCCATATTGTATTGAGTTTGGCTGATTTGACGTTTATGGACAGTTCAGGCATCGGAGTCATTTTGGGCAGGTATAAGCAGATATCCGCACGTTCGGGGGACATGTATGTCACCTCCATTAATCCGACGATCTATCGGATCTTTGAGATGTCCGGCTTATTCAAAGTGATCAAGTTTCGTGAAAACGAAGCAGATGCTCTGCTTGTTCTGGGGGTGGCGTAA
- the spoIIAB gene encoding anti-sigma F factor, with amino-acid sequence MAQRNFMSVSFAALSQNEAFARVAVASFISQLDITMDELEEIKTVISEAVTNAIIHGYDENPEGVVHISVQIEDGTIDLMVEDNGKGIDDVEQAMQPLYTTKPELERSGMGFTIMENFMDSLEVATVVGKGTTVRLTKRLSFAKALQN; translated from the coding sequence ATGGCACAACGCAACTTTATGTCCGTGTCGTTTGCAGCTTTGAGCCAAAATGAAGCATTCGCTCGTGTGGCAGTGGCCTCGTTTATCTCACAGCTCGATATTACGATGGACGAACTGGAAGAGATCAAGACAGTGATTTCCGAGGCTGTGACGAATGCTATTATTCACGGATATGACGAAAATCCAGAGGGTGTGGTACATATCTCCGTGCAAATAGAAGATGGAACGATCGATCTCATGGTAGAAGACAACGGAAAAGGGATCGATGATGTGGAACAGGCGATGCAGCCACTTTATACGACAAAACCAGAATTGGAACGTTCCGGAATGGGCTTCACCATTATGGAGAATTTCATGGATTCTTTGGAAGTGGCCACCGTCGTCGGAAAAGGGACGACCGTTCGCCTGACCAAACGCCTGTCGTTTGCCAAAGCATTGCAAAATTAG
- a CDS encoding stage V sporulation protein AA, protein MFLRLRKRLAVKPDALITMGDVCQIYWNGEREDAIKRMPIYRVKPEDGNLIIIDIMQVIQRLRSAYPEAELDIQGSPQIIVEVLNPRKKANLVLVAFVWVLLFVGSGLAIMNFHTDVSMMQVHQRIFFLITGQESKQPLWLQIPYSIGIGMGMILFFNHIFKKKINEEPSPLEVELFMYQQSLDQYYIQHENKENQRNKT, encoded by the coding sequence ATGTTTTTGCGCCTGCGCAAACGATTAGCCGTGAAGCCGGATGCCCTTATTACGATGGGCGATGTCTGCCAGATTTACTGGAATGGAGAACGGGAGGATGCCATTAAGAGAATGCCCATCTACCGAGTGAAGCCTGAGGACGGGAATCTCATCATCATCGATATCATGCAAGTGATCCAGCGCCTTCGATCGGCCTATCCGGAAGCGGAGCTGGATATCCAAGGCTCCCCGCAAATTATTGTCGAAGTCCTCAATCCACGCAAAAAGGCCAATCTCGTTCTGGTGGCGTTCGTTTGGGTTTTGCTGTTCGTTGGTTCTGGGCTGGCGATCATGAACTTTCACACGGATGTGAGCATGATGCAGGTCCATCAGCGCATCTTTTTTTTGATTACCGGTCAGGAGAGCAAACAGCCGTTGTGGCTTCAGATTCCCTATTCAATCGGCATCGGCATGGGGATGATCCTGTTTTTTAATCACATTTTCAAGAAAAAAATCAATGAGGAGCCGAGCCCGCTGGAAGTCGAACTGTTTATGTACCAGCAAAGTCTCGATCAATACTACATCCAGCACGAAAATAAGGAAAATCAGCGGAATAAGACATGA
- a CDS encoding stage V sporulation protein AB yields the protein MTLWTAFCLVLIGLGGGLAVGSGLVAFITVLDIIPRLTQLTNSHRFIRAFEWSLVSGALFFTLIDFFAWGVHLPFLVTSIYGLLAGIFVGTLAAGLTEVLNVFPILAKRLNMDGNLLYLLMAVVFGKVTGSILQWFLHL from the coding sequence ATGACTCTCTGGACTGCGTTTTGTCTGGTGCTCATTGGTCTCGGAGGCGGGTTGGCTGTCGGGAGCGGATTGGTAGCGTTCATCACCGTGCTGGATATCATTCCGCGTTTGACCCAATTGACCAATTCGCATCGCTTCATTCGGGCATTTGAATGGTCCTTGGTCTCGGGGGCCCTCTTTTTTACCCTCATTGATTTTTTCGCGTGGGGAGTTCATTTGCCGTTTCTTGTTACCTCCATTTACGGACTTTTGGCCGGTATCTTTGTGGGGACCTTGGCAGCAGGACTAACCGAGGTGCTCAATGTGTTCCCGATTTTGGCCAAGCGCCTGAACATGGATGGCAATCTGCTCTATTTGCTGATGGCAGTGGTATTCGGCAAGGTGACGGGATCCATCCTTCAGTGGTTCCTGCACCTGTGA
- the spoVAC gene encoding stage V sporulation protein AC, with protein MATKAKSKPIGSMQMTKQMYKQEASKYQPKRNVLLNSIRAFWVGGSICLLGQILQNMYIHFFGFTEKTASNPTVATLIFISVLLTGLGVYDNIGQYAGAGSAVPVTGFANSIASAAIEHRSEGMVLGVGGNMFKLAGSVIVFGVVAAFIAGIIKTLFKMIF; from the coding sequence ATGGCGACCAAGGCAAAATCGAAACCCATCGGGTCCATGCAGATGACGAAACAGATGTATAAGCAGGAAGCTTCCAAATACCAGCCGAAGCGCAATGTCCTGCTCAACTCCATTCGCGCTTTTTGGGTGGGGGGAAGTATTTGTTTGCTTGGACAGATCTTGCAAAACATGTATATTCATTTTTTCGGTTTCACGGAAAAGACGGCGAGCAATCCGACAGTCGCGACACTGATTTTCATATCCGTCTTGCTGACGGGGCTGGGTGTCTATGACAACATCGGACAATATGCAGGGGCGGGGTCAGCTGTTCCGGTAACCGGTTTTGCCAACTCCATCGCTTCTGCGGCCATCGAGCATCGCAGTGAGGGCATGGTTCTTGGCGTAGGCGGAAATATGTTCAAACTGGCCGGCTCCGTCATTGTTTTTGGGGTAGTGGCTGCGTTTATCGCCGGTATCATCAAGACGCTGTTCAAAATGATCTTCTGA
- the spoVAD gene encoding stage V sporulation protein AD, protein MDSKKQVSQINRQTWHFSQDVRLQASAVSVGPKEGEGPLAALFDKIHDDMYAGQKTWEDAERQLMEDAISTVLQKSGITEQDVDVILAGDLLNQNITTNFTAEKLAIPLLGMYGACSTSMLTLSTAAALVNAGYASKAIAACSSHNATAERQYRYPTEYGGQKPPTAQWTVTGAGAGLVGIGGNGPRITYATIGKVVDMGITDPFDMGSAMAPAAVSTLQTHFKDTGRSPQTYDLIVTGDLASVGYPIVKELMLRDGYQMDQVYNDCGLMIFTPDQDVFAGASGCGSSAVVTYSYIMDQLQKGLLKKVLVCATGALLSPVSYQQGNSIPCIAHAVALEGGQ, encoded by the coding sequence GTGGATAGCAAGAAGCAAGTGTCCCAGATCAATCGGCAGACTTGGCATTTTTCGCAAGATGTGCGTTTGCAAGCCTCAGCCGTGTCCGTTGGTCCCAAAGAAGGTGAAGGTCCCTTGGCCGCATTGTTTGACAAAATCCACGATGACATGTACGCCGGTCAAAAAACGTGGGAGGATGCAGAGCGGCAGCTGATGGAGGATGCCATTTCGACGGTCTTGCAAAAGTCGGGTATCACCGAGCAGGATGTGGATGTGATTCTAGCCGGGGATCTGCTCAATCAAAATATTACGACCAACTTTACGGCTGAAAAGCTGGCGATACCCCTGCTCGGGATGTATGGAGCTTGCTCGACTTCCATGTTGACCCTCTCTACTGCGGCAGCGCTAGTCAACGCGGGGTATGCAAGCAAGGCGATAGCGGCCTGCAGCAGCCATAACGCGACAGCAGAGCGTCAATACCGCTACCCCACGGAATACGGTGGGCAAAAACCGCCTACAGCCCAATGGACCGTTACAGGGGCTGGCGCAGGCTTAGTCGGTATTGGTGGCAATGGTCCGCGCATCACCTATGCAACCATCGGCAAAGTAGTAGATATGGGCATCACAGACCCTTTTGATATGGGATCGGCGATGGCGCCTGCCGCTGTATCCACTCTGCAAACGCATTTCAAAGACACGGGACGCTCTCCGCAGACGTATGACTTGATCGTGACTGGCGACCTGGCATCGGTCGGCTATCCGATCGTGAAGGAACTCATGCTGCGCGATGGGTATCAAATGGATCAAGTGTACAATGATTGCGGTTTGATGATCTTTACCCCTGATCAAGATGTATTTGCAGGGGCGAGCGGCTGTGGGAGCAGCGCAGTGGTCACTTACAGCTACATCATGGATCAGCTGCAGAAGGGCTTGCTGAAAAAGGTTTTGGTGTGCGCGACGGGAGCGCTGCTCAGTCCCGTGAGCTATCAGCAGGGCAATTCCATTCCGTGTATCGCGCATGCAGTCGCACTAGAAGGAGGACAATGA
- the spoVAE gene encoding stage V sporulation protein AE translates to MEYVIAFVVGGLVCVVGQLLMDVGKLTPAHVMSTLVVTGVVLDFIGVYDKFIDFAGAGATVPITSFGHSLYHGAIGEAEQHGLIGVATGIFEVTSAGISAAIAFGFLASLVFKPKG, encoded by the coding sequence ATGGAATACGTGATTGCGTTTGTCGTGGGCGGTCTTGTTTGTGTAGTGGGCCAACTTCTCATGGATGTAGGCAAGCTGACTCCTGCGCATGTCATGAGTACCCTTGTCGTGACGGGGGTTGTACTCGATTTCATAGGGGTATACGACAAGTTTATTGACTTTGCTGGAGCAGGAGCGACAGTGCCGATTACGAGCTTCGGGCACTCTTTGTATCATGGGGCGATCGGCGAGGCAGAGCAGCATGGGTTGATCGGTGTCGCGACTGGGATATTTGAAGTGACGAGCGCAGGGATATCAGCGGCAATCGCATTTGGATTCTTGGCCTCTCTCGTTTTTAAACCGAAAGGCTAG
- a CDS encoding stage V sporulation protein AE, translating into MERQRRKVILVTDGDHVAQKVVETVAKELGGRCISLSAGNPTPLRGSQMVELIKMAPHDPVFVMFDDNGDFGRGRGERAIEYVVKHPDIEVIGAIAVASNTRFVQGAKVAFSVDNHGQIVEEAVDKYGYADEGLKHRIYGDTVDILNALQVKNVIGIGDIGKMDGKDSLQNGCPITRIAVQWILKRSEAHDASNGKAPSSL; encoded by the coding sequence ATGGAACGTCAGCGAAGAAAAGTAATCCTGGTGACAGACGGAGACCATGTCGCGCAAAAGGTAGTCGAGACGGTCGCCAAAGAATTGGGAGGACGCTGCATTTCTCTGTCTGCCGGAAATCCGACGCCGCTTCGTGGCAGCCAGATGGTAGAGCTGATTAAAATGGCTCCGCATGATCCTGTCTTCGTCATGTTTGATGATAATGGAGATTTTGGGAGAGGAAGGGGAGAGCGGGCCATCGAGTACGTGGTCAAGCATCCGGATATTGAGGTGATCGGTGCCATTGCGGTTGCTTCCAACACGCGATTCGTGCAAGGGGCAAAGGTTGCCTTTTCGGTCGACAACCATGGGCAAATCGTAGAGGAAGCGGTCGACAAGTACGGCTATGCCGACGAAGGACTGAAACATCGCATCTACGGTGATACCGTGGATATCCTGAATGCGCTTCAGGTGAAAAATGTGATTGGCATCGGCGATATCGGAAAAATGGACGGGAAAGACAGTCTGCAAAACGGGTGCCCGATCACCAGAATAGCCGTTCAATGGATATTGAAAAGGAGCGAAGCACATGACGCAAGTAACGGAAAAGCGCCGTCCTCTCTCTGA
- a CDS encoding spore germination protein yields the protein MTQVTEKRRPLSDRVDENKEYLNDRLGVGTSFDIGAHEFFIGSTKVVMYYINGFADSHLITEIMRDLNDLRSREVQGNLFDHLFYKYIPFYQLAKVSKTDEFMDKLLVGQVGLIIDHSPDAIIMDTKTLPVRTPQEPDTERIVRGAHDGFTEAIVMNTVLTRRRVRDERLRFEIMQIGERTKTDVAVAYLQDVANPKLVDTLKERLQNIQIDGIPMAEKTVEEFIIGKTFNPFPMVRYTERPDVAAVHLLEGHVLIYVDNSPSVMITPATFFHHVQHAEEYRQTPVVGAYLRWVRFFGIFASLFILPLWLLLVMHPSMIPDSLHFIGIKNKGSIPLLAQFIMAEVGIDLMRMAAIHTPTPLSVAMGLLAAILVGDVAIKVGLFAPEVILYLAVAAVGMFATPSYELSLANRLVRLFLILMVGFFSTPGLMIGFTVVLIGLAATRSLDTPYLWPFIPFNYKGFKDILIRMAVPSKNNRPSIVRSQNSSRQ from the coding sequence ATGACGCAAGTAACGGAAAAGCGCCGTCCTCTCTCTGACCGCGTCGACGAAAACAAAGAGTACTTAAACGACCGGCTCGGCGTCGGCACGAGCTTTGACATTGGCGCTCACGAGTTCTTCATTGGAAGCACCAAGGTCGTCATGTATTACATAAATGGGTTTGCGGACAGCCACCTCATTACCGAAATCATGCGTGATCTGAATGATCTGCGCAGCCGAGAAGTACAGGGCAATTTATTTGATCACTTGTTTTACAAGTACATTCCGTTTTATCAGCTCGCAAAAGTCAGCAAGACCGACGAGTTTATGGACAAGCTGCTCGTCGGACAGGTCGGGCTGATCATCGATCATTCTCCCGATGCCATCATCATGGATACGAAAACGCTGCCGGTGCGCACACCCCAGGAGCCGGATACCGAGCGAATTGTACGGGGAGCACATGACGGCTTTACCGAAGCGATCGTAATGAATACGGTGCTGACGCGCAGGCGGGTTCGCGATGAGAGGCTCCGCTTTGAGATCATGCAGATCGGTGAACGGACCAAGACGGATGTGGCCGTCGCTTATTTGCAAGACGTGGCGAATCCGAAGCTGGTGGACACGCTGAAGGAACGTCTGCAAAATATCCAGATTGACGGGATTCCGATGGCGGAAAAGACGGTGGAGGAATTCATTATCGGGAAGACTTTCAATCCGTTTCCCATGGTGCGATACACGGAGCGGCCCGATGTGGCAGCCGTGCATTTGCTGGAGGGGCACGTCCTCATTTACGTCGACAACTCCCCCAGTGTCATGATTACGCCAGCGACTTTTTTTCACCATGTCCAGCACGCAGAGGAGTACCGGCAAACACCGGTGGTCGGTGCCTACCTGCGCTGGGTTCGCTTTTTCGGCATATTCGCCTCTCTATTCATCCTGCCGCTCTGGCTGCTCCTGGTCATGCACCCGTCCATGATTCCAGATTCTCTTCACTTCATAGGGATCAAAAATAAAGGAAGCATTCCGCTTCTGGCGCAGTTCATAATGGCAGAGGTCGGAATCGATTTGATGCGCATGGCTGCCATTCATACACCCACCCCTCTGTCCGTGGCAATGGGCCTGCTGGCAGCGATTCTGGTGGGGGATGTGGCGATCAAGGTCGGGTTGTTCGCGCCGGAGGTCATCCTCTATTTAGCGGTTGCTGCCGTTGGGATGTTTGCGACACCGAGCTATGAATTGAGTCTCGCCAACCGGTTGGTTCGCCTCTTTTTAATTCTGATGGTGGGCTTTTTCTCGACGCCTGGTCTCATGATCGGCTTTACTGTGGTATTGATCGGCTTAGCCGCTACGCGCTCGCTGGACACGCCCTACTTGTGGCCGTTCATTCCGTTTAACTACAAGGGGTTCAAAGACATCCTGATCCGGATGGCGGTACCGAGCAAAAATAATCGTCCGAGCATCGTCCGGTCACAAAATAGTTCTAGGCAGTAA